GGGACCATCTATAAAGTTTGGAACAGCCAAGTCCTGaaacatttaaattgaaattaagtatCTAATTGCAgacttcataatatttttaatacactGTTCCCAGTTCTATTTCTTGATATGAACTGCCTTTAACACTTAAGAAATTATTCTGATCATTTTATCTTCAATATCACTCAGTCCCTAGGAACACTCAGCTGAATGAATGTAAATGGTAAAGTATTCATACagaaaaaataacttttgtaTGTTAGTGGGAAACtatcccccttattaataaaagttacaacctagttgaactctggcttaaattgttattcagtatgaaaatgtcattttaatccagagttcatcctaggtgtaactttttattattaagggggtttatattaaaaagttttacctGTAATAACTGTGAAGGCATAAAAGATCCAAAATTAGCTGGCATATCAGCATCAAGTCGTAACCCAGCCAAGTCTGACAGAATGCCTGAGCTTTCTCTGGACATCTCAGGCTCCAGACAGCTGGTGTCAATCAAGTTGACTGCAGTGGAAGGTTCTTCTTTGGATGCAGTGGACGGAGGCTGGTTTTCTGCTTCTTTACTAACTTCATTGTTTGGTTTGGTTTTGTCCACATTGTCATCTTTGTACTCTTCCTGGAATGTTTTATTTGGTATCTAAAGTTAATTTCACTGATAACAACAGATGTAACATCTCAGTAATAGCACTTTGGGTCAATGATAACTTTACATAACATAACATTCTAAATAaatccaataaataaataataaaatggctGGGAACTTAACTTTCTATACTTTTCAGGCTAGAAACCATTCACAAAGCAAGCTCTAAaaattattgatattttttaatacaaagtcaattaatttatttacctgGAAAAATAGCATCTGATCCTTATCCTGTGGAATCACCTCTTCTGGCTTAGGTTCACCTTCCCCTAAGTTCTGTGACAGTTCTTTCAAAATGCAGAACTCATACTGAGGAGTGGCATTCATTGTATCAGCCGTGGCTATCAGTGTTTGCGCCACTTTTGTGGCAAACGTCAAGAAGGACGACTGGTAGTTGGACAGTACATGGGAGAACATGTTGCATCTTGCTGCAGCTAGCAGGTCTATCTGAAATTCACATTAACAATCATTGATTTTTCATCAACACCATTGTTCAGAAACTGTGTCTGTGAAGTGCCTAACTACTATGGAGTTGAGCTATAATAGAATCCAGTACCTGTTGTTTTCATTTCTTTCTAGTAAGTACAGAGAATGAACATACCTTCTGCAAAACATCTAGTGTCAGCTTATCAAACAGTTTTTTGCTCTCGCGCACCTGTCGCTGCGCTTTCCTGAAGTTGTCCAACCCGCGGCCGGTGTCCGGATCCAGTTGAGCGCTCGTAGACTTCATCCAACTCAACGCTGCGCGATATTCAATGCGAGCCTTCTCCATAGCAGATACCGTCGCCCGCATATCGCTCACAGCGCGACCTCTAAACGTTTCCACTTCATGGTAAAGCCGCAACAAAGGCCCCCGCACTGATAAACGCTGCTGACCCGAATACGATATCGCCTTCCCCGCCGACACCATATGCTTCCCTGCCGCATTGTTCCCCTTACCCGAATCCCGCAAAAACTTTCCCAAAGAATTCTCCTCTTGAGCCAAAATACACAACCTCTCCTGATACTGATCTAACACTCGTTGTAAATGTAAGCAGCTATCTGATATTGATCGAAACAACTCTAACTTTGCGTCAAGCTCAGCGTCCGAGGAAACAATACACTCGTCTTCTTTGGTGCCCAATTTTTTCAGAACAGTCTTTTTTGTTACCCAGTACTGATGTTGCATCATTGTGAAACGGATTTATATGctgaaacaaaaattacaatttattaataaaaattatttggcAAATCTTTTGAAATGACGTGAGGAAAGCTCGCCCGTCAATTTGATAACTGTCAAATTTGACGTTTCTTGATTACGTTCTGAAATTTTTACAGCACACTCAGCACAGGCTCTATGGtttcattattttatgaaaaaacttACAGAACGTTTATATCCAGCCTAATAAAAATCTTTAGTTATATTGGGTGGAAGCTATTGGTTTATTTTTCCTCATTTCCCCGACTTTTATCGCACTAACTGTCAAACAAAACACGTAAAGTGAAAGAATAAAAAGTTGTCTATGGCCTTATATTTACAACCGGAATGTGGAATGGCTGCCGTGTATCGCGTTACGTGCAATTGTATTGGATTATCAAGTCGATTTGATGCTAATATGTATAGTTTCGCTAGATGAGAGTGACTTTATAGTACCAGCTTGTGAAAAATCCTACAATGTACTGTGCTAGTGATAATAAAACTATACCCGGAGTGTCATCGTCACAGTCTTCCAAGAATGTCAAAGATGGTAAGTTTGTGTGGTTGTGATTTagcttcaaattattttaaaatgcttGCTATTGCTATGCTATCATTTTAGATAAATTCTGAAATTTAAGAGGCTACTAATACTTTCTGGCTTTTATTAGATACGAAGGAAGAACTACATTTCTTTACATGAAAGTTTTGTGTATCTGCAACTTTTTGGAAGAAAcatcaaaatgttttattttgaataattcACCAAAGAATTAAACCTAgttgttattttgttattaatgtTAGTTATCAATCCGTGTAATATGTTACACTTATTCCATCAAGTGTCAATTTTATCAGGTTTATCTTACTTTTTAATTGCTGTGCACTAGATTGAAAATTGAGAGCAGCAAACTCAGTGAACACTTATTTCAGATCTACATTTTGGCTATGTGGGGCACATTACCGTAACTCGAGTGATGCCTAATGTTCTGAAGATTGCACTGAATTATGTTTGCggttattttacattattaattgcACACTGtagtaattatttaaattttgtatATAGGATAGGAGGCAAACTAGTAGGAAGTTTGTCATATTCAGGTTAAATGTTTGCTTTAGGATGATAGTGATATGATGATGGCAATTGACAAATATGGGCCAGTGCCGATATGAAGCTGCGCCTAATATGAAGTTATTATGCATGTTATTAATGAAATCTATCtgttcacagtatttttatttataaataacattACACTACAATCTAATTAGATACTATAGTAACAAGCACTGAACAAGGAATAGGGTGGCCGtttcatttttctttttattaagaATTAAAGAATATCACatcaaaaaagtttaaaagatttttttaatgtagcaTCAgtcttataatattaatattttcaattttaagtAGCACCATCAAAGCCTCCAAAAGAATTTCCTTTATTCCACAATCTCCCTCCCACCTCATTCCTCCCACTCATCCTAAtagtaaggcctcagcctcgagtttagcgggcagcggggcgggagcggcggcggcgcgggagcggggcgggcaacgcagacccgttctcgaaacaagcgggcagctcgcgcggcgctttagcggcgaagtgttgtgttcggggttgtgttgtcgagatattatttgtttttattcgcaaacgaaatgtctgaacaacggcgaaaattttatttcgattcaaatttattcctaacgctcgatttattgtgggcaaaagaaggagtgcgctgcccgctcgttgcccgctccctcgccgctgcccgctcgttgcccgctccggcgccgctgccgcgccgctgttttcgagaaccggtctatttgattttacgcataagatcctgccgctcccgcgccgccgccgctcccgccccgctgcccgctaaactcgaggctgagccTTAAAAGGGATAGATAATGCTGAagcattgaaaatattttgtactAATACATCCATTGTATATCTATAATGTAACTTAATCTCCTGTGCTTTAAGTTCATTCTAACCATTCTAACCTACAGAGCCTTAACCTATCTTTCAGTTTAAAATATAAACCTAGGTCCACTAAATGTCAGACAAAATGCCAAATACAAAAGTGACATAAAAGTATGCTAGCCTTAGAGGCGTAAGCTATAAAAGGCGACATTCACCATTCAGCCATGTCATTGTTAACCAAATCGCTGGAAGTCGGTTGAAGCAATATAACTCTATGCAGTAGGCTTAGCACTGTTCAAAGTAAGCGGCGATTTAAACCCGCAAAAAAAATCAATGACATTATGGCTTAACTTAGAGCATTTTTGTCGTACATAAATATTACCTACGAAAAGCGCTTCCATTACGAAACGTAATGACgtaaataatacgaaaattacCTAATGACTTTTTCAACGGACAGACGTGATCCGCCGCCGGTAACTTCGTCCCCGTACCCGAGTATCGGATTCCCTAAAAACCTTCCCCATTCCCGAACCTTCAGGAATGGTATTATCAAATTTCCTTCCTTATGGAACCCATAAGCTATTCAAGGAAAATTTTGGtcttaaaaaatttctgtttttCTGGCTAGTACGACAGCAGTAAAAAAAACCTGCCTTGTACTGGATTAAAAACTGGAATTTCTatcagttttaaaatttaaattcggaGTTCGATTCGGACATGAGAACTTACTGTACCCATAGACTCGAGAACCATCAACCATTACCAACAACCGGGTCAAGGCTCGTCTCGTATCGATGTGTCTCGCGTGGGGCTCTCGATATACTTTTATTGATCCATTTACCGTCTACCGTTTCGGATTTCATGGAATCACAAGTTCGAATCGCCGAGAGACCGCTTCTTTGCATAATCTTATCGAGTTTCTCCAA
The DNA window shown above is from Ostrinia nubilalis chromosome 13, ilOstNubi1.1, whole genome shotgun sequence and carries:
- the LOC135077671 gene encoding islet cell autoantigen 1, translating into MMQHQYWVTKKTVLKKLGTKEDECIVSSDAELDAKLELFRSISDSCLHLQRVLDQYQERLCILAQEENSLGKFLRDSGKGNNAAGKHMVSAGKAISYSGQQRLSVRGPLLRLYHEVETFRGRAVSDMRATVSAMEKARIEYRAALSWMKSTSAQLDPDTGRGLDNFRKAQRQVRESKKLFDKLTLDVLQKIDLLAAARCNMFSHVLSNYQSSFLTFATKVAQTLIATADTMNATPQYEFCILKELSQNLGEGEPKPEEVIPQDKDQMLFFQEEYKDDNVDKTKPNNEVSKEAENQPPSTASKEEPSTAVNLIDTSCLEPEMSRESSGILSDLAGLRLDADMPANFGSFMPSQLLQDLAVPNFIDGPMTPVSTNNNKTPQSPQQAPTKSPKVPKKDDKAAWFKLFAELDPLANPDSLPGSNTNQSHAA